From the genome of Candidatus Omnitrophota bacterium:
AGATTCAGAAGATATTCATTTGAGCGTTTAAGGACATTTTCAGGATAGCCCCCCACAGCAAGATATTCATCAAGAATTTTCTCGTATTTATATCCCTCGTCCATACCTATTTCAACGCCTTTAAAATCAACGAATTCCCTAAAATTCAAGGGATAAACCACGGTGACAATCTGCCGTCCAGTGAGTTTGCCGCCCTGCATTTTTATCAATGCCGCAGTGGAGCCCGTGCAGAAGATTTTCACATTTTCCATATCATAAACAGATTTCAGCTCCTGCGCCCAATTAGGACTTTCCTGCACTTCGTCTAAAAAAAGAACCAATTTTTTCCTGCGGTCATGCATAAAAAGTTTTCTGAAATTCCTTAAATGGCCGGAAATCGGCTCGTTGGACAATTGGGGATGATCAAGAGCAAGATATAAAATTTGTTTGGCGGGATATTTACTTTTCAGCGTTTTTTTTATCATCTGCTTGATAATCGTTGTTTTTCCCACCCGCCGGGAGCCTACAATTATCTCAATCTGCTTTCTCTTTAACACTTGCGCGAAATTCCGCGTATACAATTCCCGCGGAATTCCGCTTTCAAATTCCTTTCCGCTCCACCATGGATTAAAGGCGTAATAAATTTCTTCCATAATCTCCCTTTCGGATATTATAGTATAATCGAAGCTTTTGTCAAATAGTTTCGGTTATAATCGAAACTATCCCACTATTTTAAATAGCAGACAACATTGAATATCCCATTTATTCAAAATCTTTGATTTTTGATAAAACGCGAAGGCCGAAATATTTTCTTATCGCACCGACTATACGCTCGGAAGCCCTGCCGTCGCCGTAAGGATTCCTGAAAGTTTTTTTGGCGGCACTGTCTTTCAGCAGTCCGCTGATGCACGAGCGGATTTTTGAGCTCGACGTCCCCGCGACTTTAACAAAGCCCGCTGTGACACCCTCCGGCCGCTCCGTGCGTTCTCTCAAAAGCACGACTTTCTTGCCGAAAACAAGAGCCTCTTCCTGTATGCCTCCCGAATCCGTCACCGCGAAAAGGCAGTTTTTCAAAAGATAAATAAGGTCGCGGTAATTAAGCGGCGCGGTTAAAACAATATTATCGGAAAGCCCCAGGATTTTTTCGGCCGTGTTTTTAACGGCCGGATTGGGGTGCACCGGATAAACGACACTCACTCCCCTCGCGGATGTAAAATACTTTTTCAAAAAATCAAAAACACCCTCCATGGGTTTTCCCCACGACTCTCTCCTGTGCATTGTAAAAAGCACAAACGGCTTTTCCGCCAGACGCCGGACCGAATCTGTCACGGCCATCTCATCCCTGGATATCATGCCCGCCGCGTCAACTATGGTGTTTCCCGTCACCGAAACAAGCGCCGGGCGCAGCCCCTCTCTTTTGATGTTGAGCAGAGCTCCTTTCGTGGGCGGAAACAGTATATCCGAAATACTGTCGGTTAGCACCCTGTTCAACTCCTCGGGAAAGGGCTCATTCTTATTACCCGTTCTCAGGCCGGCTTCCACATGCGCTGAGGGAATACCGTTGTAAAAAGCCGCCAGCGCCGAGGCAAATGTCGTTGATGTGTCACCGTGAACGAGCACCATGTCCGGCTTTTCTTTTTTATAAACAGCGTCCAGGCGTTTGACCACCGAGGATGTGATATCGGCAAGACTCTGCGCGGCGGTCATTATATTAAGGTTGTACTCCGGCTTCATGCCGAATATATCAAGCGCCTCATCCAGCATATCGCTGTGCTGCCCTGTCAGGGCCAGTTTCACCGAAAAGGCGCTGTCTTTTTTTAGCGCCAGGTACACTGGGGCCATCTTTATCGCTTCCGGCCTCGTACCGAAAGTCAGGATTATTTTTTTTCTCATTTACCTTTTGATCGAAAAAATTGTGGCCATTATAGCGACGATGGAAAGGATCAGCGTCAGATTATACATGAGCAGCGACACTTCCCTTGAGGACCAGCCCCCCTTCAGGAGTTTGTGGTGGATGTGCTCCGAGTCCGCCCTCATTATGGGTACATTCGCGCGGGAGCGCCTTATTATCGCGGAGACAACATCAAAAATAGGCAGAGCCACAACCATGATCGGTATGACCAGCGCTATGGCGGCGGTGAGCTTGAGCATCCCCTGAATGGCTATTATGCCCAGAAAAAAACCGAGGAGAAGGCTTCCCGAATCGCCGAGAAAAACTCCGGCCGGCGGAAAATTAAAATACAGGAAACCCAGGCAGGCGCCGGAAAGGAGAAGAGAAAGCAGCGCAAAAAAACTGCCGCCTGGAAGAAGGCCGAAAGCCGCCTCAATAATGATCACAATTGAAAAGGTAAAAGCCGCGATCGCCGAAATGCCGCAGGCGAGGCCGTCCACGCCGTCTATAAGATTTATCACATTGGTGAAAGCGAGCATCCAGATGGCCGTGATTATGATTGAAACAATCCTCGGGAACATCACATAATTCATGAACGGTATCTTGAAACCGGTGATCTCCACCCCGTACATCAGCACCATCATAACCGCTATTGTCTGAGCGAGAAGTTTTACCGTCGGACTGACCGCCTGGCGGTCATCAGCCATGCCGGTTATGAGTATTATGAGGCTCCCGAGGAAGACCCCGTTGACCGCCGAAAAATTCGCGGCAAGCAGGAGTTTCACTTCATCCGAAATGAAATAAAGCAGCGCCAGGCCCGCCCAGACGCTGATCCATATACCCAGCCCTCCCCACAAAGGAACCAGGCGGGTGTGTATCTTTCTGCTCGAGGGTTTGTCGTAAACTCGTTTTTTCTCCGCGAAATTAATAAAAGACGGCTCAAAAATAAGGAGAAAGAGCATCGGTATAAAAAAAGCCGCCAGATATATCATTCGCTTTTATATATCGGGAAATCCGCCGTCATGGCTTTCACTTCATCTCTGATGGCCTCGATAGCTTTTTTGTTTTCACCCGCTTCCACCGCCCGGTTTATAAATTCGGCTATGCGGGTCATTTCCGCTTCCTTCATGCCGCGTGTTGTAACGGCGGGTGTTCCGAGTCTGATGCCGGATGTCACAAAGGGTTTTTCCGGATCGCCGGGAATTGAGTTCTTGTTGGCTATTATTCCCGCGTCTTCCAGAATGTTCTGCGCGCTTTTACCCGTCATATTCCTGTTCCTTAAATCAACGAGCACCATGTGATTGTCCGTTCCTCCGGTGACCAGCGTAAAACCGTTTCTCAGAAGGCCTTCCGCCAGCGCCTTGCTGTTTTTCACAATCTGCCGCTGATAAATACGGAATTCCGGCTTTAAGGCCTCGCCGAAAGCCGCGGCCTTGGCGGCTATTGTGTGCATGTGAGGGCCTCCCTGTATTCCCGGAAAAACATGGCGGTCAATACTGTCGGCGTGCTCTTTTTTCGACATTATCACCCCGCCCCTTGGGCCTCTGAAGGTTTTGTGCGTGGTCGTGGTGACAAAATCGCAAAAAGGGAACGGAGACGGATGCTCGCCGGCGGCCACGAGCCCGGCGATGTGAGCTATGTCCACCATAAGATATGCCCCCGCCTTATCGGCTATTTCCCTGTACCTTTTAAAATCTATGATCCTCGGATAGGCCGAGGCTCCGCAGATTATCAGTTTCGGCTTGTTTTCCAACGCGAGTTGTTCCATTCTCTCATAATCTATAAGCCCTGTTTCCAAGTTGTTTTTGGCGGGTATGATATTGTAGAACCGTCCTGAAAATGATAGCGGATGACCGTGCGAAAGGTGCCCGCCGTGAGCGAGATCCATGCTCAGGATGCTGTCCCCCTGTTCAAGAATGGCGAAGTAAACAGCCATGTTCGCGGCCGTGCCGGAAAGCGGCTGTACATTGGCGTGCTCGGCGCCGAAAACGCGTTTGCATCTTTCATGGCCATCAGCTCTATCTCATCGCAGTAAAGGCAGCCGCCGTAATATCTTTTGCCGGGATAGCCCTCCGCGTATTTGTTGGTGAAAAAAGACGATGCCGCCTCCAGTACGGAGAAAGACGCTAAATTCTCGGATGCTATCATCTCAAGATTGTCCGCCTGACGGCGGTGCTCTCTTTCTATTATGTCATACACTTCTTTATCGCTGTTTTTCAGATGTTCAAACATTTCGCTTTCCTCCGGGTTGCCCTATTATCTTTATCACAAGAGCGGATATTATATCAAAAGTTTTCCTGTAAATCTCTTTGCCCGAACCTATGGGGTCGGGTATTTCCCCTTTTTCTCCGGCGTATTCCGACAGGAGGAAAACCTTGCCGGATGCAAAGGGAAATTTTTCTCTTATATAATCCGCATGCCGGTCTTCCATGCACAGCACAAGAGCGGCGTCATCCAGTATTTCTTTTGTCACCTGAGTTGACACATGATTTTTGCAAGGTATACCCTCTTCATCAAAAATTTCCTCAAGCACCCCGAAAATGCGATAGGACGGATTTGCCGCGATACCCGCGGAAAACGCCTTTAAACCCGGAGCGTTTTTTTTGAAAATACCCTCAGCCATAACAGAACGGCAGGTGTTGCCCGTGCAGACAAAGAGTACGGGAGAGAGCATTATTCCCGGTCTCTGAGGACTTCTATCTCCCCGCCGGTAAGATCCAGAATGGATGACGGGAGACCGCTGAGAGGCTTTTCTTCTTTTACCGCTATATCCGCGCCTTTTAAAAGATTGATGTCAACATCGCCAAAATCAGCCGCTGGTTTCTTTCCCGAAATATTGACCGAGGTGACAGCCATGGGCCCGACAGCCGAAAGGAGTTTGAGCGCGAATTTGTGGTTCGGCACACGCAAGGCCTTCGTGCCGGCCCGGGATGAAAGAACGAGCGTCACCGGGCCCGGCCAGTATTCTTTCATCAGCATCCGCACCCTCTGGCTGACCCTTCCCACAAGATGAGACGATTCTCTCCATGAGGATATGAGCAGCCCGATCTCTCTTTTCCTGGGCCTTTTTTTAAGGCGGTATATCTTCTCAATGCTGTCTCTGAATTTGATGGACGCGCCTATACCGTAAACCGTATCCGTCGGGAATATCGCGATCCCTCCGGATTTGACGATATCCACTATCCGGTCAAACTGTTCTCCGGAAAGAGCGTCCTCTACTTTTATAACATCGCACTTAGCCCCCCGCGTGAGGACGGGCACGGCGATGTCCTTTGTTTTTTTTGATATTTTTTTCATGACAGGTACCCCGCATTGATTCTCACATATTCCTCGCTGAAATCCGTTGTGGCGAAAACACATTCTCCATGTCCCTTCGCAAGATCCACTTGAAAGGACACCTCCTGCTCCCGCAGGAGAGAGCGCAATTTCTTATCGTCAAAACGCACAGGCCCGCCGCGATAGACAAGATGACCGCATATATAAACAGAGAGCTTTTCCGTGTTCATGGCCACATCCGAGGCTCCCGTGCGGGAAAGTATCCTGCCCCAGTTCAGGCTTTCGCCGTTAAACGCCGTTTTGATAAGCGGGGACGAAGAGAGAAAATCCGCCAGACGCCGGGCATCGCGCTCAGTCCTGGCCCCGGAGACACTCACCTTTATGACTTTCTTTCTGCCCTCGCCGTCGCTTATTATCTTCGCGGCTATGTCCGAACAGACGGCTGAAAGGCCTTTTCTGAATTCGGCTATGGAAATTGTTTTTTTCATGGACGAGATCAAAAAAACGGAATCATTGGTTGACATTTCACCGTCCACCGACATCCTGTTGAAAACATCCGCCTCTTCCCGGAATATTTTTCTCATGCCGGGCGTTATGCGCGCGTCGGTGAGAATGAAACACAGGAATGTGGCCATGTCCGGGTTTATCATACCGGAGCCCTTGGCACAGGCCCAGAAATTCCCGGAGGAAGATATTTTCCTAACGGTGTCGGTCGTCATGATGCTGTCGGCGAAATCATTCGGCGCGGGAACATTTTTCAGGAAGGATTTTTGCAATGAGATTATTCCCTTTTTTATTTTAGCCACGGGAAGAAAAGCTCCTATAACACCGGTGGAAGCCACGAGCACCTCATCCGCTTTTACTCCGAAGCGCCGAGCTGTGAAGGAGCAGATCTCCATAGCGTCGCGGAAACCCCTCTTGCCCGTTGCGGCATTGGCGCATTTTGAATTAGCCACCAGCGCGTATCCGTCGGATAGATGTTTCCGGCTTATGATGACAGGAGCGGCGGCAAAACGGTTTTTCGTGAAGATCCCCGCGGCTTTGAACCCGCCGGGACAGAAGAT
Proteins encoded in this window:
- the argJ gene encoding bifunctional glutamate N-acetyltransferase/amino-acid acetyltransferase ArgJ; the encoded protein is MKKTYFPDGFPDGFLIGGCACGMKKEGKDLGVIFCPGGFKAAGIFTKNRFAAAPVIISRKHLSDGYALVANSKCANAATGKRGFRDAMEICSFTARRFGVKADEVLVASTGVIGAFLPVAKIKKGIISLQKSFLKNVPAPNDFADSIMTTDTVRKISSSGNFWACAKGSGMINPDMATFLCFILTDARITPGMRKIFREEADVFNRMSVDGEMSTNDSVFLISSMKKTISIAEFRKGLSAVCSDIAAKIISDGEGRKKVIKVSVSGARTERDARRLADFLSSSPLIKTAFNGESLNWGRILSRTGASDVAMNTEKLSVYICGHLVYRGGPVRFDDKKLRSLLREQEVSFQVDLAKGHGECVFATTDFSEEYVRINAGYLS
- a CDS encoding UDP-N-acetylglucosamine 2-epimerase (non-hydrolyzing); translated protein: MRKKIILTFGTRPEAIKMAPVYLALKKDSAFSVKLALTGQHSDMLDEALDIFGMKPEYNLNIMTAAQSLADITSSVVKRLDAVYKKEKPDMVLVHGDTSTTFASALAAFYNGIPSAHVEAGLRTGNKNEPFPEELNRVLTDSISDILFPPTKGALLNIKREGLRPALVSVTGNTIVDAAGMISRDEMAVTDSVRRLAEKPFVLFTMHRRESWGKPMEGVFDFLKKYFTSARGVSVVYPVHPNPAVKNTAEKILGLSDNIVLTAPLNYRDLIYLLKNCLFAVTDSGGIQEEALVFGKKVVLLRERTERPEGVTAGFVKVAGTSSSKIRSCISGLLKDSAAKKTFRNPYGDGRASERIVGAIRKYFGLRVLSKIKDFE
- a CDS encoding undecaprenyl/decaprenyl-phosphate alpha-N-acetylglucosaminyl 1-phosphate transferase — its product is MIYLAAFFIPMLFLLIFEPSFINFAEKKRVYDKPSSRKIHTRLVPLWGGLGIWISVWAGLALLYFISDEVKLLLAANFSAVNGVFLGSLIILITGMADDRQAVSPTVKLLAQTIAVMMVLMYGVEITGFKIPFMNYVMFPRIVSIIITAIWMLAFTNVINLIDGVDGLACGISAIAAFTFSIVIIIEAAFGLLPGGSFFALLSLLLSGACLGFLYFNFPPAGVFLGDSGSLLLGFFLGIIAIQGMLKLTAAIALVIPIMVVALPIFDVVSAIIRRSRANVPIMRADSEHIHHKLLKGGWSSREVSLLMYNLTLILSIVAIMATIFSIKR
- a CDS encoding low molecular weight protein arginine phosphatase; translated protein: MLSPVLFVCTGNTCRSVMAEGIFKKNAPGLKAFSAGIAANPSYRIFGVLEEIFDEEGIPCKNHVSTQVTKEILDDAALVLCMEDRHADYIREKFPFASGKVFLLSEYAGEKGEIPDPIGSGKEIYRKTFDIISALVIKIIGQPGGKRNV
- a CDS encoding threonylcarbamoyl-AMP synthase, which produces MCFRHNGFQRGICENQCGVPVMKKISKKTKDIAVPVLTRGAKCDVIKVEDALSGEQFDRIVDIVKSGGIAIFPTDTVYGIGASIKFRDSIEKIYRLKKRPRKREIGLLISSWRESSHLVGRVSQRVRMLMKEYWPGPVTLVLSSRAGTKALRVPNHKFALKLLSAVGPMAVTSVNISGKKPAADFGDVDINLLKGADIAVKEEKPLSGLPSSILDLTGGEIEVLRDRE
- a CDS encoding ATP-binding protein: MEEIYYAFNPWWSGKEFESGIPRELYTRNFAQVLKRKQIEIIVGSRRVGKTTIIKQMIKKTLKSKYPAKQILYLALDHPQLSNEPISGHLRNFRKLFMHDRRKKLVLFLDEVQESPNWAQELKSVYDMENVKIFCTGSTAALIKMQGGKLTGRQIVTVVYPLNFREFVDFKGVEIGMDEGYKYEKILDEYLAVGGYPENVLKRSNEYLLNLLEDIIARDLTRLYGIRKPAALKDMFLILASQIGSRTSFNKLSNVLGISVDTAKEYAGYFEAAFLIKPMEKWSMSHNDRIYAQKKIYFLDTGFKTLLTGRGDIGAKAENAVFAHLLRKKEMCGYFAEGEREVDFITGSVKSPLPIEVKYDSDFDLDGRKFDGMRLFLKRYPKTKKIIIVSRDKEAEERRGQTVIKIIPLWKYLLI